The Brassica napus cultivar Da-Ae chromosome C7, Da-Ae, whole genome shotgun sequence genome has a segment encoding these proteins:
- the LOC125590528 gene encoding uncharacterized protein LOC125590528, whose product MYTRLQNLRQGNRSVDEYAEEFSLLLTRNEINDSQVQLVSRFIGGLRPQIQTAMAQFDPSTIGEAHRRAASFEQQSRSSNWAAQSNRNKEQSGSNAPSTATKDAGDTVNPSTKPGTKEEQTLRRSTRPNALRCYSCGEQGHRQTACPHATRRGLIAKDIEEHDVYDSQEEEEADGDDEILPNHERHGSHASPKTIMHHSSQKR is encoded by the coding sequence ATGTATACAAGACTCCAGAACCTGAGACAAGGAAACCGTAGTGTTGACGAGTATGCAGAGGAATTTTCACTCCTCTTAACGAGGAATGAGATTAACGATAGTCAAGTCCAACTTGTCTCTCGTTTCATTGGAGGCCTACGACCACAAATCCAAACAGCGATGGCACAATTTGATCCATCGACAATAGGAGAAGCACATAGGCGAGCCGCATCATTCGAACAACAATCACGATCATCCAATTGGGCTGCACAATCCAATCGCAATAAGGAGCAGTCGGGAAGCAATGCGCCATCAACAGCAACGAAAGACGCTGGCGACACCGTAAACCCCTCGACAAAACCCGGCACTAAAGAGGAACAGACCCTCCGACGATCAACAAGACCTAACGCCCTCCGTTGTTATTCTTGTGGAGAACAAGGGCACAGACAAACGGCCTGCCCCCACGCGACGCGCCGAGGTCTTATAGCAAAGGATATAGAGGAGCACGATGTGTATGATTCacaggaggaagaagaagcggaCGGTGATGATGAAATCCTTCCAAACCACGAGAGACATGGGTCACATGCTAGTCCTAAGACGATCATGCATCACTCCTCGCAGAAACGATGA
- the LOC125590529 gene encoding uncharacterized protein LOC125590529, with protein MWKLLGTSLDMSSTYHPQSDGQTEVANRSLAPDNTRHHGEAIDFINELQSLHQQAKDNLESSTVKYKREADRKHCEGLFVPGDLVWVYLTKERLPLREYNKLKSKKIGPVEVPQRINPNAYRVKLPDHLKTSDVFNVKHLSRFHGDNPPPDSWTNPSPPEGPDVASTVISVDHNTMSV; from the exons ATGTGGAAGTTATTGGGTACATCCTTGGACATGAGTTCCACTTATCATCCTCAGTCCGATGGTCAAACGGAGGTCGCCAATAGGTCACTCG CTCCTGATAACACTCGACATCATGGTGAAGCCATTGATTTTATCAATGAGTTGCAGTCGCTTCATCAGCAAGCTAAAGATAACCTCGAATCATCCACCGTGAAATACAAACGTGAGGCTGATCGTAAGCATTGTGAGGGACTTTTTGTGCCTGGAGATCTCGTTTGGGTTTACTTGACGAAGGAACGTCTTCCTCTCCGGGAATATAACAAGTTAAAGTCAAAGAAAATCGGGCCGGTTGAGGTTCCACAACGGATCAATCCGAACGCCTATAGGGTTAAACTGCCGGACCATTTGAAGACTTCGGACGTGTTTAATGTCAAGCATCTGTCTCGGTTTCACGGTGATAATCCCCCGCCAGATTCGTGGACAAATCCTTCTCCGCCGGAGGGACCTGATGTAGCGTCAACTGTGATCTCCGTTGATCACAACACCATGTCCGTATAG
- the LOC125589866 gene encoding protein RADIALIS-like 5 isoform X2, which translates to MASSSMSSSWTSKQNKMFERALAVYDKDTPDRWQNVAKAVGNKSAEEVKRHYDILVEDLVNIEQDLVPLPKYKTVDVGNKSRGINDYDLRLMKNMRIQ; encoded by the coding sequence ATGGCCTCAAGTTCTATGAGCTCCTCTTGGACGTCTAAGCAAAATAAGATGTTCGAAAGGGCTTTAGCCGTTTACGACAAAGACACTCCAGACCGTTGGCAAAACGTGGCCAAAGCCGTCGGGAATAAATCGGCAGAGGAAGTCAAACGTCACTACGATATTCTCGTTGAAGATCTCGTGAACATCGAGCAAGACTTAGTCCCTTTGCCTAAATACAAGACCGTCGATGTTGGAAATAAATCAAGAGGCATCAACGATTACGATTTGAG
- the LOC125589866 gene encoding protein RADIALIS-like 5 isoform X1, which translates to MASSSMSSSWTSKQNKMFERALAVYDKDTPDRWQNVAKAVGNKSAEEVKRHYDILVEDLVNIEQDLVPLPKYKTVDVGNKSRGINDYDLRLMKNMRIQ; encoded by the exons ATGGCCTCAAGTTCTATGAGCTCCTCTTGGACGTCTAAGCAAAATAAGATGTTCGAAAGGGCTTTAGCCGTTTACGACAAAGACACTCCAGACCGTTGGCAAAACGTGGCCAAAGCCGTCGGGAATAAATCGGCAGAGGAAGTCAAACGTCACTACGATATTCTCGTTGAAGATCTCGTGAACATCGAGCAAGACTTAGTCCCTTTGCCTAAATACAAGACCGTCGATGTTGGAAATAAATCAAGAGGCATCAACGATTACGATTTGAG GTTAATGAAGAATATGAGGATCCAGTGA